The genomic window GGCTGTGGTGTTCTTGGTTTGATTGTCTTCATATTGCGCAACGGTGCTTTGTAAAGTAAAGGAATTAGGGGCATGCACAGAATATTCAAATAGGCCAAACGCAAGTCAAGTTTTCTGACCAACCCAACCGCCTCCTGAAGTATTCATATAAAATAACTAATCGTGGTTAAAATTTATATCATTATACTTGTAAAGAAAACTCACTTTGTGCATATCCAGCACTCAGCAGCTCGCTAGGTCAGCGAACATGGTGACAGAAAGTCCCAGTTCTATAACACGTCTTTTCTCCAGCGCGACGTAACACTGGAAGTTTCATGCCCAGTGTTACAACTTTTGTGGCTTTCAACTTAGGTTATTACACGTATCCTTTGCACGTTTCTATGCGTTGTCTGTTAACTGTGGCATCTCTGTTTTCTTCTCTGATTCCCTCATAAGCGTTGATACACTTCAGTTCtggtaaatttgaaatttcagacaaaacatcAGAGGAAAAAAACATCGGCGTTCGTCGTCCTCTTTTTGTCACACTCGACACAACCTCGCACACACGGGACCTGTGCTCACTATATAAAACAACAGTAATGCTTCTGTTGCTCTGGGTACGAGGAAACATGGCACGGACGATTATTTGGCGAATCTTTCCCGCTTAAAATATAAAAGTATTATCGGACGCGTGAGGGCAGCATTCAACTTTTTTCTTGCAAATCAGATTGTTGTGTGGAATTGTTTTACTTATAAATTTCTCAACGACTATAGCGTAGCAGTAATTCATATTTTAGGGAAATCTTGCTGATCATTTTAATAAAGTAAAACATGATGTGTTTCGGTCTTGCCAGAAAATACAGAACCCTATTGCGTTGGCGACGGGTGGGGGCTGGAAGCACAACATTTTTGCCCATTGTTTTCAGCCATAAAACGTTTTGGGGTTAGGCCCCAACTATTTCAGGTAGTATTTCTGGGCCCGATCGGTTGGAAATTAGCATGTTAAGAATCATTTAAGTAATGCAAAACTCGATACGCCTTTAAATCTATTTAGAGGCGTATCAAATCGTGTATAGTTTGAACCCCTTCTGAAAACGAATAAAAAATGCCGCCGGATATGGGGCGGCAGATACGCACGCTACATGCACAATAGGAAAATTACAATGTTGTGTTTCTTCCTGCACAGAACTTTGTGATTAGGCCTAATTGTGGAAGTTTACAACATCGTATAAACACTTggagggcgggggggggggggggcactatgtggcttgctttatttgttttcaattaaataGCTTGAACTCCATCAGTTAGGCCCACTAGAAATGTAGTTTGCAATACTGGTCAGCAATGTATAGGACAACATAGTTTGGGTTTTGTTCTTCCAGCTGAATTACATAATAGACATTGGAATGTGGAGTACAATAGGGGCCATGGCTCTGCTCGGTCAGAGTTTAATGAGTTCTAGTTATGCAAGTTTATTCTTATGAGAGGCAGGGTTTTATACAAATAGCAAGGAGATGGTATTTAGGTTATGTGGCTTAGTCCAGCCAGTTCACCGTGAGGCAGCATTGAGACAAGACGTATTTTTCCCACTGTTTCGGCGCAGAAGTTTGTGATTGCAATGTGTGCCGACAAAGAAGGCTCAATAGGGCCAGTTTAGACTGAGGAATCTGTGTGTTTTGCCTGTGTGGAAATAATGCTGTGTGCGACGCCACGCTTATGGTTATGGTGATATGTAAAACCAGGCAGAGTTAAGGGCGACTTAGCTACATTGTGGAGAAAAGCTGTAAGTAGAAACCGTTTCTTGAATGTTCAAAGATGCTACTATTTGATTGCATGACAAATTAATAGCATTGTATTTTGAGGAAGAGTTCGTGACAATTAGCATTGTATTTTGAAGCGGAGCTCATGACAAATCGTTGTATTTTGAAGCGAATCATAACTACCGAGTGTGTGTTTTGAAAAAAGGTTTTAGTATTGTGTTGTTTGGAGAAAAGTTCATAACCATGAACAGTTTTGGAAAGAGATGTATAATAATATACTTTGCGCAAGTCTATTCTTGATTTCCAACTTCCGCGAAAACACTCGTGACCCGAAACGAAATCAAGAAGAAAGCGAGCCCTCTGTCTGTCGGGTTATCAAGtaacgttacgttacgttacgttacgttacgagTGTGATATAGTGGCGTCTTGCTTGGTCCAAGACTAGGTCACGCTATGCATGGATTTTACGTCAGTTTGACTCATTCCTGGGTCATTTTAACACAGATTATGTAGGACATACTGACCCAGAAACGGGTCAGACTATACGTTGGGACCTAGATTAATTCATAACAGGAAGTTTTTAGATGgcacgtccccccccccccaccaccacccaaacagaaattttataaataaatacaaacaaaacgaAAACAACCCCTTATAAAATGAACCCAAACACATTTACAGCAACAAATACGGAggatatttaaatttatttcgTCATCCTTAAAAACAAACTGCTTGCTTTTGCCCaatgtgaaagatacatgtatatttatttgttttaacttttttgaCAGACAGTTTTGTTGGTGCATTGTTTAAaatggaagttttttttttaaataatggttaGGCCGTTGTATACTGCATGTACTTATGAGCATTGAGGAAATGATtattaacataatttttttaaatcagtattCAAGTTACAGTGAAATTACTTTTAGCTTAGTAATTATtgagtacatgtagtaaatTAGTCGACGGTTCTTTTCGAGTGTAACGTACTATGAGTACAGTGGATCATTTCGCCTTTTAATTCCCCCTTCCCCTTATAGCACTCATCCCTCATAGCAAACCAGTGGGTTTTTAATTGCGTAATTGCTAAGTTTTCACTTTAAAACGTCTAAAAGAAAATTGGTTGCTACAAGTTTAACTTTAAACCTGCTGATCTCTTTTTTAATTTCCCCTTCCCCTTATAGTACTCATCCCTCATAGCAAACCAGTGGTTTTTGAATTGCGTAATTGCTAAGTTTTCACTTTAAAACGTCTAAAAGAAAATTGGCTGCTACAAGTTTAACTTAAAACTGCTGATCTCTTTTCATATACTCTACAAAAAAGGACTACTTATTCTATTTGATAGATTTGAGGCAATAGTAAGCTTGAATCATCAGCTATTGCACGAAAACTATCTGCTGTTTTGTAACGAAACCCCCAAACGATTCATTGTCGATATCCCGACATTCTCAGGCCCACCACCAgccatgcacaattttttttgcattgtttgttGTAAATATTGTCCATGTCATAATATTATCCCAACGTTTATCGTTTTGAAACCATTTCGTCCTTTGAAATTCGTTCAGGGAAACAGAACAACAAATGGGCATATAATTCGGCGAAAGTCGGTCTATCTGCAACTTATAggtaaataccccccccccccaaaaaaaaaagaaaaacgcgCGAAAACGataatatcaaaataaaaaacaacacagaTTTTGGAATTCAATTAGTTTCACTTGACTATTGCATTGCCTACTTCATCACTCAATTAAAAGCAAAATGAGTCCCGCGTTGTTTCtttctaaaataatattttgtttctcttGTCCTCTTCTTCCAATCGTTTGTTCACGTGACCATAAATATCTGGAGTGACTTTTAACGTGTACTTCATGTCCATTAGACCCGGGTAAGGTTTCCCGGCGGCTGCTCCATGTCGCTGAATACTCGGGTACTCACTGTTCTTCATTCTATGCGATGCCGTAATCAATAGCAGTCGGTCAAAGAACTCAACCTGCTCCCCTTGGTATTTGAACATCCCTTCTGTGAGTTCCCGGAGACCAGTCTGAACTTGATAGTTACTTATGATCTCCATCTGAGGCGGGAATCGCTCCTGGAGCATTGCTAGCCATTTAACCTTTGGCATGATAATGGGTACGGTCTCCACCTCCCATTTGGCGTCCACTTTGGCATCCTGAAGACTCCGGATGATCTTGATGTATGGTTCGTCTGTCGAGTCCTCCTCGGCAAAACGCCGTGTGGCTTCACTGAAGACCGGCAAGGTGCTCATGGGTCCTGGTCGGTGAATAATCAACATCTTGCCAGTCTCACTCAATGTCCTCATGATATGTGAGAAGGTCTCGGCGAGGTTGGTGAAGTGCTCCACGGAGTCCTTCAAGATGATTTTATCAAAAGGCGCTTCCTTGTGGTCCTTGATCAGATCGTCTGCAAGTTGACGGAAGTACTCTTCTGCTCCGACATGACAGACTTTGAAGGGTAGCATCCTCTGATTGGGTGTCTGCTGGTAATGAATAAGCCCCGGGAAAATGTTGACCATCGGCTGCAAAAGACAAAACTTCTCCCTGATTTTCTCTGCAAGGCTGCCTTTATTGGCACCAACGTATGCCAGGCGATTGTCAGTGTCCAGCTCAAGATGTTTGTGAATGAGTTTGTAAAGGCTCTCCTCGTAGACCTGACCGAAACTGTAAATATCATCTTCCGGAGAGTCAGTATTGTCTGAACGTGGTGAGCTGAGTTGGAGCTTGTCCTGCCAGTGCTCACTGATGACTGCGAAGGGCTGGGGATGTTTCGGCAGACAGAGTGGAACCGAAAGCCTTAAGTCTTTAGTAGCCATTTTCAGCTTATAAAAAATAGTTCTGCGTAATTAGTTAGAAAGTTAATTGAAGTACAAACTGGGCCAgcagttttattttttacagatcCAAT from Asterias amurensis chromosome 17, ASM3211899v1 includes these protein-coding regions:
- the LOC139950032 gene encoding uncharacterized protein yields the protein MATKDLRLSVPLCLPKHPQPFAVISEHWQDKLQLSSPRSDNTDSPEDDIYSFGQVYEESLYKLIHKHLELDTDNRLAYVGANKGSLAEKIREKFCLLQPMVNIFPGLIHYQQTPNQRMLPFKVCHVGAEEYFRQLADDLIKDHKEAPFDKIILKDSVEHFTNLAETFSHIMRTLSETGKMLIIHRPGPMSTLPVFSEATRRFAEEDSTDEPYIKIIRSLQDAKVDAKWEVETVPIIMPKVKWLAMLQERFPPQMEIISNYQVQTGLRELTEGMFKYQGEQVEFFDRLLLITASHRMKNSEYPSIQRHGAAAGKPYPGLMDMKYTLKVTPDIYGHVNKRLEEEDKRNKILF